Within the Salvelinus alpinus chromosome 38, SLU_Salpinus.1, whole genome shotgun sequence genome, the region GACAGAAATGTAAAGGGAGGTGAGTTTCTATGGGAAGTGAGTCGGTCTCAATGACTGTTGTCAAACTGATTTATTAAATAGACGTGCACCGGCAGTAAAAACCATTCTTCCCCCTAGAAATAAATTCCAGGTTATTTTGCCATGTTTGAATAATCGTTTCTATAAACCAATATAGACCAGTATTATTTCTATTATGTCTTATAAAAAACGACTTTCCACTCAGCCATAGTTCCCACAACTTGCCTGAGGTCACTGTCATGTGGCCACTAGAGCTTAAATCGTCCTCACACACAAACTACTGGTCCGCTGTAGATAAAGAAGGGAAACCCTATTGCCCCACTTTCCCTcttcctcagacacacacacatgtgcacacacacatgcacttacagacacacacacacacacacacacatgcacttacagacacacacacacacacagtctaatcAACACCCTCACTTGAGCTTAAAGACCACTGATCCTGCAGCTCCATACTTTCCATTGGTCCTGCCCTTCAGGAgaagtgagggagaaagagagggaaaatgCTACAAAGTTACAGTAATACACAGTCTCGTCTAGAGAGAAAGACTGAGGATCTATACAGTCTGAAGAAAATACAGCCTTCAGTGCCAGATGGATTTTAGTCGAAGGAAGGTTTAATGTCTCTGCTGGTAAGACTGAACACAGCTTCTTAGCAGTGAACGCAACCTTAGCTTGAACCACTTGGTCTGTACAACGGTAATTATCGTACTGGATAGTTTGTCAAACATCAAGCTTGCATAGCTGTCTTTTTACATATGCTATTCAGTTTAATAAAGGTTTTCTCTGTGTACCTACTCTATGAAACTAAGTACTATGAAAAGTTGTTCAATAGACACTACTTAAGTTTATCCTTTGTTTGAGTGTGAGTGGGGGGAGTCTGGAGTACACACGACTGTACTGTCTGTGCTGATGGAGCCGATGTGTAATCGCCAGCTGGTGAGCTGTGTGTGCTAGTAGTGTTCAACATAGAAGTAGCTGTTTcctttgctctgcaagggccaagGCTTTGGTATCGGGGCAGGTAACGCTGCTAGTTCGAGTGCAGATATATATATGCGCAGAGAGAAGAGCTGACAGTAGAGTTCATGGGGTGATGAAATGGTAAAGCTCCAGTGTTCATAAGTTAGACCTAAACAACCACCAAGAAGAAGAACACTTTCCTATACTAAAAAGAATATAGTTATTTACTGTATATTGTCATATGACCATATGACGTCTGTTATTGGAAAATGCTTTTGAGGGAACGGATCCTTTGGAAATGTCTCGACTCAGTTCTGAGACTGATTCATTTCTGTCAACAGAAACAAAGTGCATCGATGTATTAGTGCTTAGCTCTTTATACATGTTTTACATCTTCCTTATTGACTTTGTTTGTTTTCAATGTGTCAAGAAATACGCACCACCAATCTCTGGCCAAAGGAAATGTAAATCAGTATGTCTCACTCTTTCCCAGGCTAAGTAATGCAAAGATAAGCCCTGTGACATGtttatttctgtgtttctgtTGACTTTAGACTTCCTTAAAACTGACATCCGATTTCCCAGATTGCTGGGCCAGGCAGGCAGGGCTGTGGGAACATACTTGGCTCAAACTAGGTCAGTCTACTGAGCCCACTGTGGTCACAAAGGGGGGAAAAGTCTATTAATGTACCCACTCCACAGCCCCAAATACATCGCCTGGTACAAAACAGCATAGAATCGTTAAGCACAGCATcactcagtacagtacagcacagcattgctcagtatagtacagcacagcattactcagtacagtacagtaaggtaCTGTACACAGAGCAGCTCAGCACAGCACAGAATACTTTGGTGTAATGAAGAGAAACTTGGAAACCAGTCAAATAATAACACAAGTCAACACTGCATGACACAAGTGTGACAAGTCACAAAGTGTGACAAGCCATGAAACAGAATAATCAAATGTCCTAAAAAAAGAAACACAAATAAAATATCCCACAGAACAACAACAGCACTTTCATTCAATGCATAAATGTAATTAATGTATCTATAAGTGCAGTAGATCGTAGTTAAcgtggtcccagatctgtttgtaatgtcttgccaactcctatcgTCAGTGGCATACCAGTGACCATCGGAGTTGGAAAGACAacgcaaacagatctgggaccaggctagacggTAGTTATAGATGGTGACTGACTGTTCCCTGACTGCTCTACTCTCTCCCAGGCCGTTCCAGAGGTGTGGTGTGTGACGGGTGATGGCCGACTGGAGTCTCCTGGGCAACTTCTTGGAAGAGGTGCAGGAACACTCAACGTCTGTGGGCAAGGTGTGGCTCACCATCCTCTTCATCTTCCGTATTCTGGTCTTGGGCACGGCCGCCGAGTCGTCATGGGGCGACGAGCAGGAGGACTTCACCTGCGACACGGAGCAGCCCGGTTGCGAGAACGTTTGTTACGACACGGCCTTCCCCATCGCCCACATTCGCTACTGGGTGCTGCAGATTGTCTTTGTGTCCACACCGTCGCTCATCTACATGGGCCACGCCGTGCACACGGTGCGCATGGAAGAGAAACGCCGGCGCAAGGAGCAGGAGGACCAGGGGGGAGGggacggggaggaaggaggaggggaaggcGGAGAGGAGAAGCATTATCTGGAGCACGGggaagagaaggggggagagtgCGGGAAGGAGGGCAGCGGCATGGGCAGGGTGCGTCTGCGCGGGGCGCTGCTGCAGACTTACGTGTTGAGCATCCTGATCCGGACGCTAATGGAGGTGGTCTTCATCGTGGTGCAGTACATCCTCTACGGGGTCTTCCTCAATGCCCTGTACGTGTGCCACAGCCGGCCCTGTCCACACCCGGTTAACTGTTACGTCTCGCGGCCCACGGAGAAGAATGTGTTCATCGTGTTCATGCTGGCCGTGTCGGGCGTGTCGCTGTTTCTCAGCGCCGTGGAGCTCTACCACCTGGCCTTTAAGCAGTGTCAGAGGTTTCTGAGGAGGAAacgacaacagcaacaacaacagcagcaacagctgTTACAAGGACGCACGCCCTCAAGTGCTACGGTCATCACCGCTGAACCTGACAGCCCACGCCGTCCATCCATGCCCTGCACCCCGCCCCCAGACTTCAGCCAGTGTGTTAGctctccccctcacacacaccccaTGCATTCCCAATCCCACCCCCATCCTAGCTGCCCCCCCTTCAACAACCGGCTGGCCCACCAGCAGAACTCAGTCAACATGGCCACTGAGCGCCACCGTGTTGTCCACAATGACCTTGAAACGGAAGACTTCCTGCACGTGACCTATGAGGGGCACGCCGACACGCCCAACGCCTGCACCCCGCCCCCTTCGCTGCTCCAAAGCGGCTTCCAAAATGGTTTCCTGAAGGACAAGAGGCGTCTGAGCAAGACCAGCGGCTCCAGTAGCCGTGTGCGACCCGATGACTTGGCTGTATAGCCCCaattcccaacacacacactgtccctggatcgtttcaaacacacacacaagactgGGATGACTATGACTCATCTGTTGTGGGGGACTAATTTCAACACTGCATGGCACAAGTCAACGAAGTCACAAAGTATCACAAGTCATGAAACGTAATACTCGAACTAATCAAACACAGCTGTAGAGGGGTTAGTGCCTTCATATTTAGCCCTCAAGACTAATCCACTAATGTGACTGTCTGAGACCTCTGTCTGactgcgtcctaaatggcaccctattgcctatatcgctcactactttaaaccagggcacatatagctttggtcaaaagtagtgcactatataggggaataaggtgccatttgagacagaaACATTGACTCTGACTGCTGTTGCGGAGTCTCTCCCTGAGAGACAGGGGGGCCTTGTGCCAGACCTGAGAATGAGTGGGTCACTGCCACACTATCAGCTCTGTGACACTGACTGGCTGCTGGGGACAGCTAAGTGGGACAGATGACAGCCAGTCTgtcactcagagagagagagatatgtgaaGGACGGCTGCCTGTCAGTGACCCATAAACGCAACGCGTAGACGAATGCTCTGCGTGTGTAAGCTCGCTCTCTGTCACACATGCAcacgaacacatacacacacacactacatttacAGAGGCACGCAGACACTTTCGTCGGcatacaacacaaacacaccatgTGAATCCTGATGTTGTCATCACTTCCCACCAGTGATCCAATAGGACCTACAGGGATGACCTACCGggatgaaaaaaaatattttcttgtGTACTATGTGTGGttaaagagagacagacaaactaCAACCTATTCTGATCAGGGCTTTATTTATGTGGAGCCATCATAGGTTAAAGCAGACATCACAAGCTTCCCAGGTGTGGGGAGGACATAGGGTATCTGAACTATGCACTATGAACTGACTGACCTGGTGCCCcgtttcccaaaaccatcttaAGGCTaaattcatcgttagaaccttcgtTGGAGCATCATTATATCTCAGAGCTTtttcccaaaaccatcgttaTTAACTTTGCAATTGAAGACGCTCGTAATCTAACGACTGCCTCAGACAACTCCTAGAACAGCTAAGTGCGTCAGATGCTTTTTCGCCCTCCCTCGTCACTTTATACACACAAATCTCTGCTAAACATTGAGTCGCATGGTTTATATGTCTCTGTGACgccgataacttcagaacaaagtcGACTAGAAATACAAAGATGCCAATGTGtttgcaattgatacaaacaagtgacaaatacaaatatgcTTCAAATTaaaaccgagatgactgcattaaaatataaacagtaggctGCAGGCCTATTTTAATAATATTGAAATAAATttaatgttcaatcaattgagttctattttgttcaggggcacaactttggttttagaagtgggggggacataataaaaaataaatacaaattatccAGTCAGATATACACTCCAAGCCTACCTGACCGCTCGGAGgagtccgcatggtcctaaagcacacctgTTGCATTGTTTTGTATCATATTCCAATGATATGGGGacgacaaaaatgcaatttcagaatgtaggGGGGGGGCGGGGCATGTCCCtcatccccagtgaaagttgcacccctgattTTGCTACTTGTAGGCTACTGTCAGTATTTGTCTCAACATATTCCCTGATGTGTGtgcgcaatgatgtgccaaatcgGTGATTTAGTACATTTTCATTGGGTAAGCATTATTCATAATAAACTGCCTCAATAGGAGCTGATCCGTtgtcagtattgtgaaataatgataatgttaagaaaatatttgaatggagaaagctgatccgagacCAGCACTCCTTTTCTTTCGAGCGTATCAGTATCAATGCTCCAACGACGCACTTTGCGACCGTTCTCTCTGCGTGGTGTTTTGGCAGAAGCATGTTACATCTTCCTTCTGtcgttgtaggaaagatgcatcatTAAAACACTCataacccaaaccggctgcgcgcgtgcgccatcgtgcgctattgtgcataaatttattttgcccccccacaccaaatgcgatcacgacaagcaggttaaaatatcaaaacaaactctgaaccaatgacattaatttggggacaggtcgaaaagcattaaacatgtatggcaatttagctagttagcttgcacttgctagctaacattaatttgtcctatttagctagcttgctgatgctagctaatttgtcctgggatataaacattgagttgttattttacctgaaatgcacaaggacctctactccgacaattaatccacacataaaacggccaaccgaatcgtttctagtcatctctccttccaggctttttcatctttgaacttatatggtgatcgcatctaaactttcattgtattaccacgacaaccggcaacaaagttcgtctttcaatcacctacgtgggtataaccaatgaggagatggcacatgggtacctgcttctataaaccaatgaggagatgactttcagcgtgatctgcgtcagaaataggaacgacttctattttagcccttggcgtctcagacgctcgttggcgcgcgcgagcagtgcaataattgaatgacatggatttctacatttattttgcgacgctcgcgcacgcgacgtgtccggtctggtcagcatgatCGCTATCGGAAAACCGGGCAGAGACCTTGAACGTGATCTTGCCAAACGAGTGCCTGTCTATTGTCAAGGAAATACCGTTTTAGTGCATCACTGTCAGCTCGTGAGTTAGCAGACTGAAAAGTAAGCCAGAAAGGAATTCTCTTAATTTTTGGAAAGTCATTCCCTTTCAGAATTAGTAAACAGAAGGGctgatatatacactgctcaaaaaaataaagggaacacttaaacaacacaatgtaactccaagtcaatcacacttctgtgaaatcaaactgtccacttaggaagcaacactgattgacaataaatgtcacatgctgttgtgcaaatggaatagacaaaaggtggaaattataggcaattagcaagacacccccaataaaggagtgattctgcaggtggtgaccacagaccacttctcagttcctatgcttcctggctgatgttttggtcacttttgaatgctggcggtgctttcactctagtggtagcatgagacggagtctacaacccacacaagtggctcaggtagtgcagctcatccaggatggcacatcaatgcgagctgtggcaagaaggtttgctgtgtctgtcaacgtagtgtccagagcatggaggcgctaccaggagacaggccagtacatcaggagacgtggaggaggccgtaggagggcaacaacccagcagcaagaccgctacctccgcctttgtgcaatgaggagcactgccagagccctgcaaaatgacctccagcaggccacaaatgtatGTGGTCGAAAACTGAAATAGTTTTGCACTGGTTTACTGAATCTGTGTATAGTCTTTTAAAAAATCTCAGATTTACGTTTTGAAATGTTTAACTAAATCTAAATAAGAATTAACCCAAAAATGTTGTCTAGCTAATTTTCAACACATCTTTGTTTAATGTGAATTATATCGTATTGGGGTGGTGTCATTGCAATCACATTTTTGTCAACTTTGCACTTTAGCAAAAAGCAATGTGAAAATCTATGTATCTTTAGTGTTACAAATGTTTTCATGTTCATTTTGTATATAAAAGTATATATTGTCTGCCGTTAGAAACACATTTACCCGTGACACATGATAGGAATTTGCAAGCTACGTCTTATCTACTCATGTTTTAAGTATAGCGATTCTATTTTGCACACTGATGACAATAATGTTCACTGTTCTATCTGCACTATATTGTATATTGACTGTGTGTGCGTAAAGACCACCGATTCTCTTCGCGTTAAGACAAAATGTAAAACGAGCACAAACTCAATATATACATCCCATATGTACCATGCACTGTATTTGACTGATATTTTCGGACCTATGAACACATCTCATCTGAGATAATTGTTTTTAACTGGCCTCTTATCGAGCAACAGGGTCAATCATTTGAGTTTCAGTATCAGTATCCATTTGTCCTGATCTTTTATAACCCCTCGTTATAGCCATATTTAATCTGTGTGTATAAACCAGAGGCATGAATGCCAGGCTTCACAGCTGCAGGACACACTTACCCTCTCTAAAATTAGTCGAGGGCAAAGCCCCCTTGGCCAGGCTGACGGACCAGGCTGTTCTCTGGAATGCTGGGTAATTATAGTGCCTTGGTGGACATTCGGAGCCAGAGGAAACCTTGAGAACTGATTCCCAGTGTTTTATACGTTTTGATAATAGGCTAGGGAACTATACCCAACGTTTCCCAGGGCATGGTCTGGATGGGAGCCAAAGAGAATTCCCTGGGGGTTGGTTAACTTACATACAATGAGTATGTATGGACATTCAATGGAAATAGTCTCAATACCTGTGCTTGAATTCACAACCTATCTCAGAGTAGCAGTgccgatctaggatcagtttagccttttaagttataagaggggggacctgatcctagctcagtactcctactctgagacactttgagGAATACGGGCCCCGATTGTGTAGTTATCATTTTGGCCTGATACACTCGAAGCATTATTTCAACACGGGAGTAAAATCACTTGCCAACACCAGTCTGTCAGATATTGCTGCCAGTTCCAATCTTCAATAACAAAAAGGGTTTAACAATGCACTAGGCTCTATTGAGCAGTAGTTCAACCAGGTACCCCTGGGGGTGCTTTGCCTATCCACAGGGAATAGTCGAAGAGACTCAAAAGACCATAGGCTTACTGGTGCAATGCACACGTGGGGGTACTTCAGGGAACAAAATGTgcttggtggtacagtaacccaAAAAAGTTAGAAAACCACTGGAGTAGAGTACCAAAATATGATAGTTGTTGGCATGGGCCCCGGAACTCTTAAGAATGGGATGTAGGCACCACTGACCAGTGTTTCTCCACTAGGTGGCCATATTGCTCTATACAGTGTGAGATCCATTGCAATCGACACAAAGGATTTTTCCGTATAGTTGATGGAAAATGACATTAATCATACGTAGATTACGCCTCCAAAAGGTGTGATTGACTGGTGTGCTAGGGGAAAACAGTATACGACACAACACAGGCCACTTGTATACCAAACAATAGATTTTATTTGTCTTCCAACACCACAGCCCTGTACCAAATTCAATGGAGTCACATGACAATGTGTGAATACAGGAGAGGCAGGGACACAGACACAACCCATTACCTCATTTTCTGTTTCGTTTTTTTGTGTGacatttttgtttaaaaaaattctgcAAAATTCCATGGTCACCCCTCCAAGTAATCCAGACATGGTTAaggctgcttcttcttcttcactCTCCTCTATGTACTCCTAGCCTGGAAGGGTGAGAGCAGAGGCTTTGCTTACTGCCGTGTCCATTTGTCCGTTAGGGCTGAGAGGGGTTTGAGGTGTGAGACATCACCCCGCCCAACCCACAACCCCATATCCAATTCTAAGCCAGGCCTCATCAGCACCTCACTGTGTATGCCAGagaatcacccctcctaccaagTGTTTTTTGACAATAAAAACAGGAGAAaagaaaacacttttttttacagTTAAATCATGTTTGTGCTTTTTTAATAATACTATTATCTGTATGAGGTCATTGTTTGGCATATCATGTAGAGTAACAAAGGAAAATGCAGTTTTTAAAATACTTTGACCCCCCCTACATGGTAAACAGCATTTCGGAGTGGGAGTTGCAGCGACATTTGGCagccctaccccccccccctctccacacccccaccctcctTTACAAAAGAAGATGGGAAAACAAACTAGAAGTCACTAGTAAAATCCCTTTAACAACACAATTACAGTACACCAATACAAAGAGCATTGAATCTGTGGAGGGTAGTGATGAGATGAGATGTAAACATACAGCCAAAAATGggacaaaaaaaacaaaagacaaaaaaaagaaaacggTTACCTTTTTGTCTTTTCATTCAGTTCATTgtgtttttaatgctttattgTTCTTTACATTTCGTAATTTAGCTGTTCTTATAACAACAGTACAACTACGGACCTCTGGTCCCGGGTCATCCCTTGAGTTTTTAATGACGAGGCCCATTTCCTATCCGCCCGTAGAACACTGGAGCTTCGACTCGTGCCGTACATTCTACGTTTTCCCAAACAGAGAAAGATCAGTCCCCTCTGAAATGGTGTACATCCGCCTTCCCCTCAGTGGAACACGCTGCAGTTCCACCACACCCGACAGACTGCTAAACCAGCCCAAAAGTGTCTCGGGATGTGTGAGTATGTGCCAGAGTGAATGTATGTGTCCCCAGTCCACACAACAACCGCCTAAGAGAGCACAAGTCTCATTTGTATTCCTTTGTTGGCGCAGGTTCTAGACTCCAGGTTCTAGACTCCTAGGTTCCGAGTCAGGTCTTTAGTTTCTACTTGGCTGTAGCAGCTCAGAACATGAGGTTCCCGGGGTTTCCGGGACCAGGGTTGAAACCCATGCCCATGTCCCCTGCCATGCCGCGAGGCCTCATCTGAGGCGGCATCATCATAGTCTGCTGGGGGCCACCCATGCCGTGGAGTGACATCATCATGTTGGGCGAGCCCACGGGGCCCGTGTGATTGTACATGGGcccccccctctctttaaccTGCATCATCCCCTGCCCAGGTCCTCCCATCATGCCCGGCTGCTGCCCCGGCGACAGCATCCGGTGCTGGGGTCCCATCATGCCCTGGGGCATGAAGCCGGGGTGACCCGGGTGTGGCTGCCGCATGGAATTGTGGCCAGGGTTCCCCATTGGCATGTCTTGGGGCCCCCCCATGTGGCCAGGGCCCGGCGGACCCCCCATCCCCTGCATGGGCATCCCCATCCTGGGGTTCCCCTCCACCATCATTCCCTGCATCTGGGGAGGGAAGCCCTGGGGGCCGGAGGGGTGAGGAGGTTTCACCCCCGGGCCGTCGCCTCCGCGGGGGAAGTAGGACAGAGTCTGGCTGGGCTTTTCCGATGGGATAATCCGGGAGAGGTCAAACTCTGGCATTCCGGTGGCTCCCGTTCGCATGACCTCGTGGAGGTCGTTATCATTGCTGAACATGTTGAAGTCCTGGCCTCCTCCAGGGGTGTTGGGTTTACACATGCCGCCCGGATCCCCGCCGGGGCCCATGTTGCCCATTCGGCCCATGGGGCCCCCCTCCACCTGGAAACCCATGCCGTGAGGGAAACCACCCTGGGGCCCGGGGCCGTTGTGGGGGAAGGGGACCTGCTGAGGAGGAGAGTGCCCAGGGGGGAATCCCTGGCCTCGGTGGGGGAAGCCCATACGGCCCTGAGGTATCATCTGAGGGTTGCCCATCCCTGGGTCCTGCCCGCCAGGCATCATCATGCCGTGGGGCCCCATCATGCCCGGCCCCATGGGCACCTGGTGGGGTCCCCCCATCGGGTTGGGCGAGGGCATCTGGTTAGGCATGCCGTGGGAGAGGGGCTGGGAGCCCATGGTGTTCATGCCCATGGGGCTGAGAGCGGGCATGGGGCCTTGTGACGTGGGAGCCATCATGCGGTTGTGGCCTGGGTGGTGGTTCATCCCCATACCTATAGGAggcagcagagagacaggcagggtgAGATCACTACATTCAAAccataaaacaaataaaacataAAATGCTTCAGCATACGCTTACGCCTCAGTATAGTGAATGTTCTAGGCTCCAGGGGTATGAGTAGAAGAAAATTGGAAAGGTGCAAATTTGGATACAGATATGTATAGGTATTTATGATTTGTGACGCGTTAACGGAAAATGGCCTGGTCTAAACAGCTACCTCTCTggtagagctgtgtgtgtgtttgtatgcaaaaTATAACAGCATGTTGGAGCTCTTACCAGACATGTTCATGGGCGGCAGGTTCGGCGAGCGGGCCGGCGGCGAGTCGTCGTCCGAGCTCGCCACCGTTTTGATGGCGTCGTGGTAGAGGGGCGTGGAAGTGGGCATGGCGAACTTGGACATGCGTGACATCATGATGGACAGGGGGTTCTGAGATATcgtgggctcagggggcagggCGTAGGGGCTGCCAGACGGAAGACTGGAAGCACTACTGGAAGGGGGTGCTGTGGTGGGACCATTCCCTCCTGAAGGGGAGAGGATGACGAGacggggggagagaagagggagagagagagagatcagttacATAAATATCCACTGTATCTTCTTATGCAGAGCACACGTAGGGCTGAATCCTAATTAAAAACTCAAGCTTTCACACAAATCTCCCATTGCCTGAGTCTGAGTTAAAAGCACAGACCTCAAGTCAAGATTCAGTCCATAAAGCACAATCTACTGAACTGAATTGACGGAAAGCTAACAGAGGAGAAACTTCTGGGACTCACCTTGCTCCACGTTGCCCATCATGTTGGGTGAGGTCATGCTGAGCGGGGGCTGCTTGTTGTTCTGGGGGATGCCTGGGCTCTGCATGGGGGGCTTGGGAGACGATGTCCACCCTGGGGAGGGTGCCGGGAGCGAGGGCGACTTCATGTGGACGGGAGAGGCTCCGGCCGAACCCATCATGGGGGGAGACTTGATGGAGGCAGCGGCCACTGCCGCCGCCGAGGGCCCCTGGAGCATGCCGGCCAACTGGGAGGGCGTCTGGGGGGACTTGAGGTTCCCAGAGGGCGAGCCCAGCATGGGGGACTGGACCTGCCTCAGCGTAGGGGACTT harbors:
- the gja5b gene encoding gap junction protein, alpha 5b, which codes for MADWSLLGNFLEEVQEHSTSVGKVWLTILFIFRILVLGTAAESSWGDEQEDFTCDTEQPGCENVCYDTAFPIAHIRYWVLQIVFVSTPSLIYMGHAVHTVRMEEKRRRKEQEDQGGGDGEEGGGEGGEEKHYLEHGEEKGGECGKEGSGMGRVRLRGALLQTYVLSILIRTLMEVVFIVVQYILYGVFLNALYVCHSRPCPHPVNCYVSRPTEKNVFIVFMLAVSGVSLFLSAVELYHLAFKQCQRFLRRKRQQQQQQQQQLLQGRTPSSATVITAEPDSPRRPSMPCTPPPDFSQCVSSPPHTHPMHSQSHPHPSCPPFNNRLAHQQNSVNMATERHRVVHNDLETEDFLHVTYEGHADTPNACTPPPSLLQSGFQNGFLKDKRRLSKTSGSSSRVRPDDLAV